In Prunus dulcis chromosome 1, ALMONDv2, whole genome shotgun sequence, the following are encoded in one genomic region:
- the LOC117614992 gene encoding uncharacterized protein LOC117614992, translating into MKQMAIDDYDDSFTKPGAIPFKWEIRPGVPKIQTQQQKQPLPPPPQPHIHKHFNLKPPPSGSLFLPPPEAHTRSRSFRSASATRTRSERWRFEQPDNILARRPGRPDTVSAGCFMSPLLRRKSASNSKRGSGARTVPVPESEPDYTSDLETLARWSLSSRKSLLSPFRDSPTSTSSSSSPRPVCDAEWAGFGLF; encoded by the coding sequence ATGAAACAAATGGCAATAGATGATTATGATGACTCTTTCACAAAACCAGGAGCAATCCCATTCAAATGGGAAATCCGACCTGGCGtccccaaaatccaaacccaacAACAGAAAcaaccactaccaccacctccacaGCCGCATATTCACAAACACTTTAACCTCAAACCCCCACCATCCGGGTCACTCTTCCTGCCGCCACCGGAGGCCCATACCCGAAGTCGCTCCTTCCGCTCTGCTTCCGCCACTCGAACCCGGTCAGAGCGCTGGCGATTCGAGCAGCCCGATAACATCCTTGCCCGGCGACCCGGACGACCCGACACCGTTTCAGCCGGGTGCTTCATGTCTCCACTTCTGAGGCGGAAGTCAGCGAGCAATAGCAAAAGGGGGAGCGGAGCTAGAACGGTACCCGTACCCGAGTCCGAACCCGACTACACTTCGGACCTTGAGACGCTGGCCCGGTGGTCTCTGTCGTCTCGGAAATCGCTGCTCTCACCGTTCCGTGACTCACCCACGTCCACGTCCTCCTCCTCGTCCCCGCGACCCGTATGCGACGCTGAGTGGGCCGGGTTCGGGCTCTTTTGA
- the LOC117615249 gene encoding pentatricopeptide repeat-containing protein At1g77405, translated as MNHSKPLCRNYTPNVVNQVLTAMLKNQPFNSELAASATTSQPWTSESVSQVLISIPRFFFQSPRSIGRQHGFRHRAPLKQRNLRQESYRFHNNVLVLGPAAHRDLHKVQLGLDKALEFFYWVETHFGFVHNEQTCRDMAVVLARGNKLKALWDFLKEISKRGSGGLVTTQTITCLIKVLGEEGLVTDALAAFYRMKQFHCKPDVYAYNTIIYALCRVGNFNKARFLLEQMELPGFRCPPDVFTYTILISSYCRYGLETGCRKATRRRMWEANHMFRNMLFRGFVPDVVTYNSLINGCCKTYRIERALELFDDMNRMGCTPNRVTYDSFIRYYAAVNEIDKAVDMLRKMQNMKHGMPTSSSYTPIIHAFCEAGRVIEARDFLAELIDGGSIPREYTYKLVCDALNSAGELNLLDNDLHRRIKYGIESRYRQIMKVKPIMTRKGYDSMVET; from the coding sequence atGAACCACTCGAAACCTCTGTGCCGCAATTACACACCCAATGTAGTGAACCAAGTCCTCACTGCCATGCTAAAAAACCAACCCTTCAATTCCGAGCTCGCTGCCTCAGCCACCACCTCTCAGCCATGGACCTCCGAGTCAGTTTCCCAAGTCCTAATCTCCATACCCAGATTCTTCTTCCAGTCCCCTCGCTCCATCGGTCGCCAACATGGCTTTCGACACCGCGCTCCATTAAAGCAACGCAATCTCAGACAAGAATCTTATAGGTTCCATAACAACGTGCTCGTTCTTGGCCCAGCTGCCCACAGAGACCTTCACAAGGTTCAGCTGGGATTGGACAAAGCGCTTGAATTCTTCTACTGGGTCGAAACCCATTTTGGGTTTGTTCACAATGAGCAAACTTGTAGGGATATGGCCGTTGTTTTGGCTAGAGGGAATAAATTGAAAGCCCTATGGGATTTTCTTAAAGAAATATCGAAGAGGGGGAGTGGTGGGCTGGTGACTACCCAGACCATTACGTGTTTGATAAAAGTCCTAGGAGAGGAGGGACTGGTTACTGATGCATTGGCTGCTTTTTATAGAATGAAGCAGTTTCATTGTAAACCTGATGTGTATGCTTATAACACTATTATTTATGCTCTCTGCAGAGTTGGGAATTTTAATAAGGCCCGGTTTTTGTTGGAGCAGATGGAGTTGCCGGGCTTTAGATGCCCGCCGGACGTGTTCACTTATACTATTTTGATTAGTTCTTATTGTAGATATGGCTTGGAGACTGGGTGTAGGAAGGCCACTAGGAGGCGGATGTGGGAAGCAAACCACATGTTCCGGAACATGCTTTTCAGAGGCTTTGTCCCTGATGTTGTCACGTACAATTCTTTGATCAATGGCTGTTGCAAAACCTACCGGATCGAGAGGGCTTTGGAGTTGTTTGATGATATGAACAGAATGGGTTGTACCCCCAATCGGGTTACTTACGATTCCTTTATTAGATACTACGCTGCTGTTAATGAGATTGATAAGGCGGTTGATATGTTACGGAAGATGCAAAATATGAAACATGGAATGCCCACTTCAAGTTCTTACACTCCAATCATTCATGCCTTTTGTGAAGCAGGAAGGGTTATAGAGGCTCGGGATTTTCTTGCTGAGTTGATCGATGGAGGCTCGATACCTAGGGAGTATACTTATAAGTTAGTTTGCGACGCACTAAATTCAGCTGGAGAATTAAATTTGCTTGATAATGACCTGCATAGAAGAATAAAATATGGTATAGAGAGTAGATATAGGCAGATAATGAAGGTGAAGCCGATTATGACTCGCAAAGGATACGATAGCATGGTGGAAACTTGA
- the LOC117619433 gene encoding metal transporter Nramp5-like: MGSQEQQQRVSTDGGATRMAAIYAEATPPPTKHFDVDHNIDPKDDQQKPGWRKFLAHVGPGFLVSLAYLDPGNLETDLQAGANHRYELLWVILIGLVFALIIQSLSANLGVTTGKHLSELCKAEYPQFVKYCLWLLAEVAVIAADIPEVIGTAFALNILFNVPVWTGVLLTGFSTLLLLGLQRYGVRKLELLIAVLVFVMAACFFGEMGYVKPPASGVLKGMFIPKLNGQGATGDAIALLGALVMPHNLFLHSALVLSRKIPKSVHGINDACRYFLIESGFALFVAFLINVAIVSVSGTVCHDTNLSDKDTKTCSDLTLNSASFLLQNVLGRSSKVIYAIALLASGQSSTITGTYAGQFVMQGFLDIKMKKWSRNLMTRCIAITPSLIVSIIGGPSGAGRLIIIASMILSFELPFALIPLLKFSSSTTKMGPHKNSIYIIVVSWILGMGIIGINIYYLSTGFVGWLIHSSLPKVANVFIGIIVFPLMAIYILAVIYLTLRKDSVVTFIEPTKNDPAAQNQMESGLPYSSGPPVPFREDLADIPLPQ; the protein is encoded by the exons atgggaagCCAAGAGCAGCAGCAGAGAGTGAGTACAGATGGAGGAGCTACACGCATGGCAGCCATCTATGCAGAGGCCACACCACCACCCACCAAACACTTCGACGTTGACCATAACATCGACCCCAAAGATGATCAACAG AAGCCTGGATGGAGAAAGTTTCTAGCACACGTAGGCCCTGGCTTCCTTGTCTCTTTGGCCTACCTTGATCCTGGCAACT TGGAAACTGATCTGCAAGCTGGAGCCAATCACAGATACGAG CTGCTTTGGGTGATTCTTATTGGATTGGTCTTCGCTCTCATAATCCAATCGCTTTCAGCAAACCTTGGCGTGACCACCG GAAAACATTTATCAGAATTATGCAAGGCGGAGTACCCACAGTTTGTGAAGTATTGTCTGTGGTTGCTAGCAGAAGTTGCCGTCATAGCTGCTGACATACCCGAAG TGATTGGCACAGCCTTTGCACTGAATATACTGTTCAACGTTCCGGTTTGGACCGGAGTTCTCCTCACTGGTTTCAGCACTCTCCTTCTTCTAGGCCTGCAGAGATATGGG GTTAGGAAGCTGGAATTGTTGATAGCAGTGTTGGTGTTTGTCATGGCTGCCTGTTTCTTTGGTGAAATGGGTTATGTGAAGCCTCCAGCATCTGGTGTGCTCAAAGGCATGTTTATCCCAAAGCTCAATGGCCAAGGAGCCACCGGAGATGCCATTGCCCTCTTGGGTGCCCTCGTTATGCC GCACAACCTTTTTCTCCACTCAGCTCTTGTGCTTTCTAGGAAAATTCCAAAATCTGTCCATGGCATCAAC GACGCGTGCCGATATTTCTTGATAGAGAGTGGATTTGCATTATTTGTAgcatttttaattaatgttgCCATCGTCTCTGTATCCGGCACCGTTTGCCATGACACCAACCTCTCTGATAAGGACACCAAAACTTGCAGTGATCTTACCCTCAATTCTGCCTCTTTCCTTCTCCAG AATGTGCTGGGACGGTCAAGCAAAGTCATTTATGCAATTGCACTATTAGCCTCAGGCCAAAGCTCCACAATTACAGGCACATACGCAGGACAATTTGTCATGCAG GGTTTCTTGGACATTAAGATGAAAAAATGGTCTAGAAACCTAATGACCAGGTGCATAGCAATTACACCCAGTCTCATTGTTTCCATTATCGGCGGCCCTTCAGGAGCAGGCAGACTCATTATCATTGCATCG ATGATACTCTCTTTTGAACTCCCATTTGCTCTAATCCCACTACTCAAATTCAGCAGTAGCACCACCAAGATGGGACCCCACAAGAACTCAATCTAT ATCATTGTGGTATCATGGATTCTAGGCATGGGAATCATAGGCATCAACATCTATTACCTGAGCACAGGGTTTGTGGGGTGGTTGATCCACAGCAGCCTACCAAAAGTTGCAAATGTGTTCATTGGGATCATAGTGTTTCCTCTGATGGCCATTTACATCCTTGCAGTCATCTACTTGACCTTGAGAAAAGACAGTGTAGTGACATTTATTGAGCCCACAAAGAATGACCCAGCAGCCCAAAACCAAATGGAAAGTGGGCTCCCCTATTCTAGTGGGCCCCCAGTGCCCTTCAGAGAGGACTTGGCTGACATACCTCTACCCCAATAG